The following proteins come from a genomic window of Corallococcus sp. NCRR:
- a CDS encoding bifunctional serine/threonine-protein kinase/formylglycine-generating enzyme family protein: protein MSAPPSSCLTDDVLVQLLEDQLTDEALAQVHRHAAGCNECRSLLATLTPGIQRSSVEDPEPSGERETDRLPPPEQEPWTPPPSFDAFRLERPLGRGGMGVVYLAHDTSLDRRVAVKFMAAARPDERFRDLFTTEARALARLQHANIVSVFSVGAVDGHPYIVSEYVVGETLAELPLPVPWRRVLSLGVGLARGLAAAHRQGVLHRDLKPSNALVTREGEVKLLDFGLAERFEVGAELASGSPLLVGTLPYLAPEVLTGGPASARSDLYALGLILHELCTGQVPRRTSRKPEDTAPRAALGPEVDPDFAALIQRCLAVDPLERINSAEALSESLEKLERSIAPAPLAAGNPYRGLAPFAAEHRALFFGREGDIRAVLERLRTRPLVLVAGDSGTGKSSLCRAGVLPRVAAGDLGDGREPHVVTLWPGHRPLEALAAALAPVLGRREAELVTALSDTPAWLGQALRETHGRGRGLLLFVDQLEELLTLSDPGQAAHFARLLGELALPSPGVHVLLAVRGDFLTRLCALPGLGEEAERALYILRPLSPEGVREAIIGPARARGVAFESPELVQTLVDSTAHGVGSLPLLQFALAELWERRDAGRGRITRSALEAMGGVAGALSRHADGVLARMSPAEHAAARRLLLQLVTAEGTRIERGAEDLADASDDVSRTALRVLVEGRLLHTRTVNGQPRWEIAHESLIASWGTLRDWLDDDIGHRVLRKRVEAASAEWDRLRRASEALWGQRQLDEVRVLEPATLGTREQAFLRASHRAVRRARWGRGLTALVLALAVLASYGGLRLQAYLEDSRFIAAELGTAKEALASGRTLAARALASREESLAMFDGRTPSSLGPETATDATGLRSAAEKRWTETLALRDQAEAAFTRASRSLERGLDRDRHHPDTRRLIAQVLAERVLLAEAFHQRHERDAWLQRLEQEVDSAREGEASLRRFHEPAELVLESTPPGARVSITRVVRGDGPFRREAVQATGGSRAVLPEGSYLLHVTQPGRVSLDVPVFLTHGAREALRLTLPTQVPEGYVYIPPGCFLLGSAEPEVVRRFTFSPPMHRYCLSGGYLVGRDEVTFGDWLTYLEDLPPDAPARRILEQPHFGDGGTITLRWRQGTGWVFTFHRTREELRAAKEGEPLVYAERTRHASVDWKRLPLSGVSAQDLEGYFYWLHRTKRLPGARLCGQHEWEYAARGADGRRYPHGDQLQPDDANIDATYDRRPLAFGPDAVGTHPASVSPFGLRDMAGNAYELTRSVTPEFGSVVLRGGSWYYDSFVAASADLSPGDATARDVRIGVRVCASFDPR, encoded by the coding sequence GTGAGCGCGCCCCCTTCCAGCTGCCTGACCGACGACGTCCTGGTCCAGCTCCTCGAGGACCAGCTGACGGATGAAGCGCTGGCGCAGGTGCACCGCCACGCCGCGGGATGCAACGAATGCCGGAGCCTGCTGGCCACGCTCACGCCCGGCATCCAGCGCTCGTCCGTGGAGGACCCGGAGCCCTCCGGCGAAAGGGAGACGGACCGGCTGCCGCCACCGGAGCAGGAGCCCTGGACGCCGCCGCCGTCGTTCGATGCGTTCCGTCTGGAGCGCCCGCTGGGCCGGGGCGGGATGGGCGTCGTCTACCTGGCGCACGACACGTCGCTGGACCGGCGCGTGGCGGTGAAGTTCATGGCGGCGGCTCGGCCGGATGAGCGCTTCCGCGACCTGTTCACCACGGAGGCCCGGGCGCTCGCGCGGTTGCAGCACGCGAACATCGTCAGCGTGTTCAGCGTGGGCGCGGTGGACGGACACCCGTACATCGTCTCCGAGTACGTCGTCGGTGAGACGCTCGCGGAACTGCCCCTGCCGGTGCCGTGGCGCCGGGTGCTGTCGCTGGGCGTGGGCCTGGCGCGGGGGCTCGCGGCGGCGCACCGCCAGGGCGTCCTGCACCGCGACCTGAAGCCCTCCAACGCGCTCGTCACGCGCGAGGGCGAGGTGAAGCTGCTCGACTTCGGCCTCGCCGAGCGCTTCGAGGTCGGCGCGGAGCTGGCGTCCGGCTCGCCGCTGCTCGTGGGCACCCTGCCCTACCTGGCGCCGGAGGTGCTCACCGGAGGCCCGGCCTCCGCGCGCAGCGACCTGTACGCGCTGGGCCTCATCCTCCATGAGCTGTGCACGGGCCAGGTGCCCCGCCGCACGTCGCGCAAGCCCGAGGACACGGCGCCCCGCGCCGCGCTGGGCCCGGAGGTGGACCCCGACTTCGCCGCGCTCATCCAGCGCTGTCTCGCGGTGGATCCGCTGGAGCGCATCAACTCCGCGGAGGCGCTGAGCGAGTCCCTGGAGAAGCTGGAGCGCTCCATCGCGCCCGCGCCGCTGGCGGCCGGCAATCCCTACCGGGGGCTCGCGCCGTTCGCGGCCGAGCACCGGGCGCTCTTCTTCGGGCGCGAAGGCGACATCCGCGCCGTGCTGGAGCGCCTGCGCACGCGGCCGCTGGTGCTCGTCGCTGGCGACTCCGGGACGGGCAAGTCCTCGCTGTGCCGCGCGGGCGTGCTGCCCCGCGTGGCGGCCGGAGACCTGGGCGACGGACGCGAGCCGCACGTCGTCACGCTGTGGCCCGGCCATCGCCCGCTCGAAGCGCTGGCCGCCGCGCTCGCGCCGGTGCTGGGGCGCAGGGAGGCGGAGCTCGTCACCGCCCTCTCGGACACGCCGGCCTGGCTGGGACAGGCGCTGCGCGAGACGCATGGGCGCGGGCGGGGGCTGCTGCTCTTCGTCGACCAGTTGGAGGAGCTGCTCACCCTCTCCGACCCCGGCCAGGCCGCGCACTTCGCCCGCCTGCTGGGAGAGCTGGCCCTGCCGTCACCGGGCGTGCACGTGCTGCTGGCGGTGCGGGGCGACTTCCTCACGCGCCTGTGCGCGCTCCCGGGCCTGGGGGAAGAGGCGGAGCGGGCGCTCTACATCCTCCGGCCGCTGTCGCCCGAGGGCGTGCGCGAGGCCATCATCGGCCCGGCCCGTGCGCGGGGCGTGGCCTTCGAGTCGCCGGAGCTGGTCCAGACGCTCGTCGACTCCACGGCGCATGGCGTGGGCAGCCTCCCGCTGCTCCAGTTCGCGCTCGCGGAGCTGTGGGAGCGCCGCGACGCTGGCCGGGGCCGCATCACGCGCTCGGCGCTGGAGGCGATGGGCGGCGTGGCCGGAGCGCTGTCCCGGCACGCGGACGGCGTGCTCGCGCGCATGAGCCCCGCGGAGCACGCGGCGGCGCGGCGGCTGCTGCTCCAGTTGGTGACGGCGGAGGGCACGCGCATCGAGCGTGGGGCGGAGGACCTCGCGGACGCCTCGGATGACGTCTCCCGGACAGCGCTGCGGGTGCTCGTGGAAGGCCGGCTGCTGCACACGCGCACGGTGAACGGTCAGCCGCGCTGGGAGATCGCCCACGAGTCGCTCATCGCGAGCTGGGGCACGCTGCGCGACTGGCTGGACGACGACATCGGGCACCGCGTGCTGCGCAAGCGCGTGGAGGCGGCCAGCGCGGAGTGGGACCGGCTGCGCCGCGCCAGCGAGGCCCTCTGGGGTCAGCGCCAGCTGGATGAGGTGCGGGTGCTGGAGCCCGCCACGCTGGGCACCCGGGAGCAGGCCTTCCTCCGGGCGTCCCACCGGGCCGTGCGCCGGGCGCGCTGGGGACGGGGCCTCACCGCGCTCGTGCTCGCGCTCGCGGTCCTCGCGTCGTATGGCGGCCTCCGGCTCCAGGCGTACCTGGAGGACTCGCGCTTCATCGCCGCGGAGCTGGGCACGGCGAAGGAGGCGCTGGCCTCGGGCCGCACCCTCGCCGCGAGGGCGCTCGCGAGCCGGGAGGAGTCGCTGGCGATGTTCGATGGCCGGACGCCCTCCTCGCTGGGCCCGGAGACCGCGACGGATGCCACGGGCCTGCGCAGCGCCGCGGAGAAGCGATGGACGGAGACGCTCGCCCTGCGCGACCAGGCGGAGGCGGCCTTCACCCGCGCCAGCCGGAGCCTGGAGCGCGGCCTGGACCGCGACCGCCACCATCCGGACACACGCCGGCTCATCGCACAGGTCCTGGCCGAGCGCGTCCTCCTGGCGGAAGCGTTCCACCAGCGCCACGAGCGCGACGCGTGGCTCCAGCGCCTGGAGCAGGAGGTGGACTCCGCCAGGGAGGGCGAGGCCTCCCTGCGGCGCTTCCACGAGCCCGCGGAGCTGGTGCTCGAGAGCACGCCGCCGGGGGCCCGCGTGTCCATCACGCGCGTGGTGCGCGGCGACGGGCCGTTCCGCCGCGAAGCCGTGCAGGCCACCGGAGGCTCGCGCGCCGTCCTCCCGGAAGGCTCCTACCTGCTCCACGTCACGCAGCCGGGACGGGTGTCCCTGGACGTCCCGGTGTTCCTCACGCACGGCGCGCGTGAAGCGCTGCGCCTCACGCTCCCCACGCAGGTCCCCGAAGGCTACGTCTACATCCCGCCGGGCTGCTTCCTGCTGGGCAGCGCCGAGCCGGAGGTGGTGCGCCGCTTCACCTTCAGCCCGCCCATGCACCGCTACTGCCTCAGCGGTGGCTATCTGGTGGGCCGCGACGAGGTGACGTTCGGCGACTGGCTGACCTACCTGGAAGACCTGCCACCGGACGCGCCCGCGAGGAGAATCCTCGAACAGCCGCACTTCGGCGACGGAGGCACCATCACGCTGCGGTGGCGGCAGGGCACGGGCTGGGTCTTCACCTTCCACCGCACCCGCGAGGAGCTCCGCGCCGCGAAGGAAGGCGAGCCGCTCGTCTACGCGGAGCGCACGCGGCACGCGAGCGTCGACTGGAAGCGGCTGCCCTTGTCCGGCGTCTCCGCGCAGGATCTGGAGGGCTACTTCTACTGGCTCCACCGGACGAAGCGGCTGCCGGGAGCGCGCCTGTGCGGCCAGCACGAATGGGAGTACGCGGCCCGGGGCGCGGACGGCCGCCGCTATCCGCACGGCGACCAGCTCCAGCCCGACGACGCCAACATCGACGCGACGTATGACCGGCGGCCGTTGGCCTTTGGCCCGGACGCGGTGGGGACGCACCCCGCTTCGGTGAGCCCGTTCGGCCTGCGGGACATGGCGGGCAACGCCTACGAGCTCACGCGCTCCGTGACGCCGGAGTTCGGCAGCGTCGTGCTCCGGGGAGGCTCCTGGTATTACGACTCGTTCGTCGCGGCGAGCGCCGACCTGTCGCCCGGTGACGCGACCGCGCGGGACGTCCGCATCGGCGTGCGCGTCTGCGCCTCATTCGACCCGCGCTGA